The window AGAAACTGATTTTACATAAGAGGCACTTTGTTGATTGTTGGATCATTTAAAAAGGTTCAACTCAAAGAGATCAAAGAGTAAATAATTTGGAAAATGGTCTGAACAAACAGTCGaagcaggagaagaagcagaATCACAGATATGAAACGTTTAAGGTCTGATGAACAGGTTGTGACTGGTTTCATGTTTCACAGCAATgagcacttttttctttccagatgATCGTTAATGGGCAGAgcagcactaacacacacacacacgcacacgcacacacacacacacacgcacacacacacacacacacacgcacgcacacacacgcacacatcacACCATCATATTGTTCTGCTTGCTACAACAGAGAAGCCGATAAACAACTGTGTGACCTAACAACTGTTGCTGTCTGTTGACTCtttgctgccccctgctgctcACAGCCAATAACTGATAAACAAGCATGTGCTTTTGAATGTGAgcaggtgtgcgtgtgtgtgtgtaagtgtgtgtgtaagtgccatgtttttacaaaataaaataacttttatgttttatgttaatTCTCAACAACTACACACtaagtttaattttatttgacatcacacacacacacacacacacatatatacatatatatataaaatatatataatgaggAGAGAAAACCAGAGAACTCACCTCATCAGAGTCCAGCAGGGGGGGCAGAGCGCTGTGAAGAGAAGACTTTCAGCATCACACTTgaagtaataattattatttttacattagtaCATGGCTGACTTCATGCTGATGATGACTTACACATCTGCAATAGACGACGGGATGTTCTCCTCGACCCATTTCAGATCCTCATCCtggaaaaacaaagtttgaTCAAATCACTGAGTTACTCACTAAAATCAGACGAGAGATAAGAGCTGGATAACTGAACATCTGCACTGTGTCTGTAAGCAGCAGTGTTCAGCCTCCAGTCTGGAAACATATACGACTAATGTTCCTGCAGAACGTGGCTCAGGTATCACACTAACGGTGACAGCACCTGAGCGGCCCCCACCACACTGGAAACCTTCCAGTGCAAGCTGACCGCACGGTTTTAACGTGTTCAAACGGTCCCGCTCTGAACCGAAGAGCATGTTGTCGTCACTCACCACTTTGCTGGCTTTGGCCGAACCGTTGGTCTCGTTCTTCGTGCCCCTCATCTTCATCCCCTCTGAGGACGTGAAGGTGTAAAACAGGAAGACgcagagatgaaaaaacacGGAGGAAAGTTTCACTGACAGATGATCACAGACTGAAAATGGTTCCACTACAAACGTCTGTACTCTGGAACTTATCATTATGACAGTttccaaataaaacagaaacacagagagaagacgATCAGCTGCAGGGGTGGAGGAAGAGTGGAGGAGCggtggaggaggggtggagCAGTTTAACTGTTTAACTTTTTATCTAATCCATGATCGAACCACTGGCTCAGACGAAGCTGCTGAAAATGAACCATGGCATGTTTCCTGTGATGTTGAGCTGCGTCTCCCCAGTTAACCAACTAACTAAACAACTAACTAAACAACTAACTACACAGAAGGGCCCtggagatgaaggagagaaggaaggaggaagtgaaggagGAATGTTGGTTTCTGACCGAAAGCTTCGTTCATCATtggctccttctcctcttcatcactcTCTTCATCCACCAGAGGACTGAAGGCGTACCTGTCACAGAGACGGAcacactggcttcacttcacggTTCAAAACAGACCAACTGTCAAAGTGACAGCAGCCGCCCTGATACACACCCCCCTACCTCTGGTTATTGGCCGACGGTCGCCATAGGAACATGATGACCAATAGGATGATGGAAAACAAGAAGCGCCAGAAGGCGTCATCTATCCACAGCTCCCTCCagtcctgcagacagagacacacacgggTTTAACGACAGGACGAGAAGAGCAGAGTGAAGACGAAATCttttcagttcagcttcatTTAGAAAAACCTTCCACAGTCAAACGTCTCAGAGCGCTCGCAGGTgcatgtctctctctgctggtcTCAGTATGTCCCTGCACAACTACGACAGGAAGCTGATCAAATGAACGTGTGACTTTCACACTGCTGCTAATGTTCAGCAGAAAACGTGTCACTGCTGAGagtttattcagattttttcatttgtaatgaaTCAATCAGCAAAACGTTCCAACGTCTTTCTTCTTTCTAAACATCCACTGAGAGCAGCCGAAGCTTTTCCTCAGCCACTTACCGACAGACATTTAGACAGCCTGAAGGTCTTGGTTGTCCAAATGATGAAGATGActgatgctgaaaaacacaaacacattcaagcTTCAAAGACCTGAACTGAGTTCCCGCAGATGTTAAAGACAGAGAGTAGTTTTCATACCTATAACAGCGAAGATGAGCGTGTTGGTGAAGTGTCTGTAGAGCGAGAGCTTCACCACGTTCCTCCTCAGCCTCAGCAGCTTCATGGTCTGAGCCAGACTCACAAAGATGTGACGACACAGTCAAGGAACGTCAGCAGCAggtacaacacaaacaccagctcTGGTTCTCATTTCATTAGCAGTGTTACATCACAGCGCGCCATCGCTGTCAGTGAAGCCAAAGCTAAGTAGATTAGCTTCTGAATTCTAGGTAAAGTCATACTTCTGCTGCCCCATAATCCTGTGCGTGGTCCGGTCTGCGTTTGTACCACAGACGACGTGAGTTCAAGACCCAACGTTTCAAACGGGCTCGGCTCTGGTTGTTTGTTCTGAGCACAGTTGAAGGGGAAAAGGCTCAGCTGCAGCATCTGAGGTGTGAGGCTGAGCACGGACATTTTACTTTCTGCTGCCGTCAAACATTAAACACAGACAATACGAAGCAGAAATatagcaaaaatgaaaaagtgagagagagaaacaaactttCAGTGGCACTAAAAAGGGGGAAGGTGCAGCAGCGGATATCCACCAGCAGAGGGTAGAGTCGAGCACAGCCAGAGGAATAGCAGCCAGGAGAACTACATCATCTTCAGCctagagagaaggaaaacaaagacaggagggGGTGTGGGGTAAACAGGGGCACAGAGAgtaagaagagaaggagggcaAGAAGGCAAAAGAGCGACAGGTTGTACGACAGAGAGGATGAAGGGTTgaaagttaaaggaaaaagGGATGAGAGGCGGGAGGACGGAGATGCAGACAGTGTATGACTCTCAGGTATATGAGCAGCTAATCCTTAGTTTGTTTTACCTCACTGAGCACACCAGGTGGGTGGGTCAGTAAAAACTCACTCAGATCTCTGTGGTGGAACTCCTCCACcgagcaacaacaaacaaactgcaaacagcAAAGAATTcccagagaggacagaggacagagaacagacagaggacagaggagtagtagtagtacaTGTGTTTAACACTATTTTCcagagcggggggggggggtcctgcAGCGCCCCCACGCCGTGACGCATCACAGCCAGGATTCATTACAGTTTCTAATAAAACCTTTGTTTCATTGTTTATGTTGATGTTTGTCAGTTTATTGTCAAAGTAACACAATCACTCGCTGTTCTACACACATGAGTgtcaacactgtgtgtgtgtgtgtgtgtacatgttaaAGGATATCCACCAAACAATACAGGCGTCAATGAAGGCCAGCACTATGTCACACAAAAATCTACTGCTGGTGTTGTTTCCTCGatcctggagagagagacaggtgagacacacacacacagaaacacacacacacacacacacacacagaaacacacagaaacacacacacacagaaacacacagacacacacacacacacacacacacacacacacacacacacacacagaaacacacacacacacacagaaacacacagaaacacacacacacacacacacacacagaaacacacacacacacacacacacacacacacacacacacacacacacacacagaaacagaaacacacagaaacacacacacacagaaacacacacacacagaaacacacacacacagaaacagaaacacacacacacacacagaaacagaaacacacacacacacacacacacacacagaaacagaaacacacagaaacacacacacacagaaacacacacacacagaaacacacacacacagaaacagaaacacacacacacacacagaaacacacagaaacacacacagaaacacacagaaacacacagagagacacacacacacacacacacacacacagaaacagaaacacacagaaacacacacacacacacacacactgttacttACAGCGTTGACTCGTAGAATTCCCTCGACGATGGAGAAGATCAGGTAGAGCAGACCGACTCCGACGACTCTGTGAAGCAAAGCACCGAGTCTGGGCCTGATGGACAGACACAGGTTCACAGTGTGGGACACAGAGTTTGGACCCAGTGAAACTTACCACctgtaaaatgcttttttttttttttttgactttgttaaTGTAAGACAAGCGCCTGAGCTCCGATGACGTGCGACAGCCGTTAGCAGGTCAGTGCTTACTTGACGATGCCGTATCCCAGACTAGCGATGATCACCAGAACCCTGGCCAGAGTCCTCTTCACCGCAGAGAGCACCTCAGCAAACACCACCGCCCCGTGGACTGCAGGAAGACATGGGACAGCTCATTACCCCAGAACAATTACCCCAGCGTGATTCAACCTGTCAGAACCAAACCCGACACCCACCCGACAAGCCGTCGTATCTGATGCTCTGGAACTCAGCATAGTAAACGGCTTTCTCCAACATGCCCAGGAAGATGACTCCTCCGATCCAGAACTGGATCCTGAGGAGGTCCCTCCAGTAACAGGCGGACAGAACCAACCACAGCACCGCCAGCAGCACGTACACGATACACATCACCATGTAGaactggagacacacacacagagaacatgcaTGAGAACAGAGAAGTTGTACATGTATAACAGGTTTCTATTCGTTCTTATGTATTCTCATTAAATAAGAGGAGTTTGATCATCAACACCATTTATTCCtctgtatgtgagtgagtgagtgagtgagtgtgtgtgtgtgtgctctcaccACCATCAGGGGCCATTCAGAGGCTGATATGAAGTCATGAGGACCCTTCATGCTGAtctgcactgtaaacacaaacagccacattATTAGAAACCTTCTCTGTTTGCTCAGTTTACAAAAACGTCCCATCATGCTCCATGAAAACACTGGAATCAATCAGTGCTGGTGCAGATCTGTTGTGAAGGAAGCTCCATAAAACAGAAGTATTTTCATTAGGTGCAGAGGATCCGTCCCTACTGCGCCtccaacctgcctccaacctgcctccaacctgcgtccaacctgcctccaacctgcctccaacctgcgtccaacctgcgtccaacctgcctccaacctgcctccaacctgcgtccaacctgcgtccaacctgcctccaacctgcctccaacctgcctccaacctgcctccaacctgcctccaacctgcgTCCAACCTGCCTGcaacctgcctccaacctgcgtccaacctgcgtccaacctgcctccaacctgcgtccaacctgcgtccaacctgcctccaacctgcctccaacctgcctccaacctgcctccaacctgcgtccaacctgcctccaacctgcctccaacctgcctccaacctgcgTCCAACCTGCCTGcaacctgcctccaacctgcgtccaacctgcgtccaacctgcctccaacctgcgtccaacctgcctccaacctgcgtccaacctgcctccaacctgcctgcaacctgcctccaacctgcgtccaacctgcgtccaacctgcctccaacctgcctccaacctgcgtccaacctgcgtccaacctgcctccaacctgcctccaacctgcctccaacctgcctccaacctgcgtccaacctgcctccaacctgcctccaacctgcctccaacctgcgTCCAACCTGCCTGcaacctgcctccaacctgcgtccaacctgcgtccaacctgcctccaacctgcgTCCAACCTGCCTGCAACCTGCATCCAACCTGCGtccaacctgcctccaacctgcatccaacctgcctccaacctgcctccaacctgcctccaacctgcgtccaacctgcgtccaacctgcctccaacctgcgtccaacctgcctccaacctgcctccaacctgcgtccaacctgcctccaacctgcctccaacctgcctccaacctgcgTCCAACCTGCGTCCAACCTGCCTGCAACCTGCATCCAACCTGCGTCCAACCTGCAtccaacctgcctccaacctgcatccaacctgcgtccaacctgcgtccaacctgcgtccaacctgcgtccaacctgcctccaacctgcgtccaacctgcgtccaacctgcctccaacctgcctccaacctgcgtccaacctgcctccaacctgcgTCCAACTGCAGAACACTcatgctttttatttatctcATGCAGACAAACCTCAGATTAACGTCTGAATACACGTTTACACACGCGTCTGTTCTGTGTCGTCTCTTACACTGGAAGCACTGATTTAATGTGCAGACGCGAAAGTCTGTGAACATGGAGCCTTAAATGCATCATCTGTCGGTTCATGGTTAAACGTGTGCTTCAGTACACGGACTCAGTCAAAGGAGTGGtaacgtgtgtgagtgtgtactgaCGCTGCAGGCTCCAGGGCGTGGGGGGGGTGGCGGGGTCAGGGGCTCGGCTCCTTTCTTCGATCTCTCTGATGTTCAGGATGAACATGTAGGGTCCGTCCTCCCAGCTCTCAGCCACCACGTCCAGGTGAGGAGAACCGCTCACCTGTGGAGAGGAACGTGTCCGCAGAGGTAACGCTGCTGTCGTGGCTTTGGTTAAATACTGTTCAGTAacgccacgcccacttcccagGATTCAAACCTGCAACCTCTAAGTCACAAGCTACTCTTCCTCAGCGGAGCAGAAGAACTGACCTCTTTAGAAGAGACAGcagcttttcctgtttctgccGAGGCGCCTGCCTTCTCTGGTGCAGCagcctgagagacagacagagacacggagacagagacaggcagacagagagacacgaagacagacagtgaaataaTCCTTCAGTGTATCACTGAACGTTCTTTCTGCTtcgctgcatgtgtgtgttgcatgtgcaCACCTTAGGTTTTGGAGgctccagctctctcctcctcctgcctgaaGTCttctctgtgattggctgaaaaacaaaaggtgGAGTAaagcagaagaaaggaaaacacagagagaataaaCACCGACCTGTCGGTTCAGTTACAGGACGTCATCCATAACGTGGCGAGTGACATTCAGAACAGACGCTGAGCCGAGCAGCACAACACGATCACGTCTGACAAAccagacagagtgaaaacaaagagcCAGAGCTGAGCAGTCCGTCAGCACAGACCGGCCCACCAACGTTCCACCAACGTTCCACCAACGTTCCACCAACCCTGCATCTGTAATGGGACGGACCTCTGTGGAGGTGATTTGTCCCGTGTGTTGTTCCTGTCTCAGCTGatctctgactctgtgctgtgGTAGAAAAGCCTTTGTGCAGACCTTCAGGGGACGGCCTCGCGTGTCCCTTAGCACTAATGTTTGTTGGTGAATGTGATACGTTCATGTTCACGGAAACAAGGAGGTGAGTTTGGCGCCGTACACGTGTGTGGCTCTGCTGTGATTGGTGAGAGATGTGGGAAACTAAGACGATTGGCCAGACTTGCAGTGACTGGATGACATCGTTAGGTTGAGCAGTATCAGCGGTGATTGGCATCAGAGACTGTTCTTTTTATGTGAGAGACGAGTAAAGAGACGGAGGACACAGGAAGTGtctctcacctgctgctgctgtggttctgTCAGTCGGGTTTTCCTCTTCGAAGCATCCAGGCCGAACTGTGacgcaaaacaaacacacctcatTTAAAATATCAGCACATgctcttactgtgtgtgtgtgtgtgtgtctgtgtgtgtgaaggagggaCAGACCGTGTTGGGGTTGATGTTAAGTTGACAGGAGATGGCAGGATACTGGTGGAAGATGTAGTAACCGCTTCCTCCTCCTGGTCTGACCTCTGTCGACCCGAAGTATCTCCCTGTCTGAATCACctggagacaaacaaacaacaaagacagatgagacacagagacagcacagaggtGTTTCTCATTTGTGCACGATGGGTCCTGAGATGACCACAGGAAAGTCATTATAATAAAAGTGTTCCAACACACACGTGTTCACTTTAACTCTGTGACTGATCATCAACATCGACCGCGATGATTTTCTGCTTCGGCCATTTTCTAACAGTCATCACATCGAACCGCTGcacgtcaaaataagactgagCCAAATCTACACGTCTGGACCAGGATGTTGGATCTGAGTGAAAACAGGGTCTCACCTCCTGGTTGAAGACCTCGTTATAGCAGTGAGAGTTCCTCAGGTACCAGGAGACATTCAAATGGACAGGAGCCGAGGAGTTACAGGTTTCTGCCAccactgccaacacacacacagagtttcttTCAGTCTCTGATAACATGATAAACTGCTGTTAAAATGTtggactgctcctttaaagccGTGTTCAGGAGGATCTACTTACACTTGAGATGGATGAAGCTGCTGTTGAACAGAGTTTTAGTGAAGTAGAACAAGTTCTGCTTCTTCAAAAtgtcctgaaaaacaaaacacacaaacacaaaatcacacgTCTCAGGAAAATAAGACCGATCTTTTTGGACAGATCACGTCCTGAATGCATCAGACGCAGCAGCGACGACTAAACCTGATCTTTGTTCACTGAGCGGCTGCGAGCTCAGGATGAGAACTCTGTTTCTCAGTCTGTGCTTCTGGTCTCTGAGGTTTTCACTCTGTAACAAAGAACACGGCTCGTTGGTGAAGCTGCTCAGACTGTGGGATTTTCTCAGTGTCACCGTGATACTGCATGAAAACAGCATCATCTGACAACATTTCAGCAGAAGtagaaaacagtgagagaatAAAACCTCGTGGGAACTGGAGTCAGACGCTAACACGACAAAAAGTCACTGAGCAGCACAACAGCAAATCCTCATCTCAGGGAAAGAAACCCTCCGCCAGCTGATTTCAGCCGGAGGAGGCCGACACCTCGACCTGTTTCACCAAGATAAAAACCATCCACCTTCACTGACGTCACACTGTTCACACATCAACACGCCCACGAAGAACAAAGACCAACCAGGAGGAAAAGACGCAGAGGAAGAGCcaagtttcctgttttactcaACTTCAAACCGTCACTGAGCCAGAGACGCTGAAAACAACTGAGCCCTGTCAGCTCAGACTCAGCTCTGtggtcatcatctgctgctgatCTGGGTCCAGGCGCAGGTCGGGGGGCGACTCCCGCCCAGTCCAGCTCTGTGGTTAGcagcattattattatatcagtcagctgatcagtcagctgatcagtcagtcagtggacAATTATCAGGAATCTCGTTGATTTCTTGAGTTTATTTTTTGGatactgaacattttaaaatgtcaataaGGATGAAAACAATCTGTTAGAGCCATcgttgttgtcattgttgttatcaatattattattaatgatgaatgaatgaatcgaTTCATCACTCAAAAACCTGCCGGCAGCGGTTTGGACTTTCGAAGCAACATGAACGTGAACATTTTTGCGTATTTGATAATAAATGAAACGTTTAGTTCTTTTCACCGTTTGTTTGAATTCactttaaatgattaataacaGTGAAAGATCAGTAAAGTCTGTTCTGTCCCACATTTTCAAACTGCCAGGTGAATCCATGAGAACAACATTTAGTTTATTACTGTTAGTGTAACAGTGAAGGACGAATCTGTACCTAACTCATTGTTATTACTGCCATTATTACACCATGATAATATCGATACATATCGATCATGAGACTGTGGAACAGGAAGATTTTTCTCTGAATCACATCAGAAACACCTGAGCAGGTGTGAACACGCTGCTCGCGGCGGTTCGTCATTTACACGCGAACGTTTTCGAAGCTCGTGGCGCAGCGCGGTTTGCGGCCCCGCGGCGCGTGTCGGCGGAGTTCGGGAGGTCCAGCGGAACCCAGCACACGACGACGGTTCAGACACGGCCACGGTTTCTTTACCTGCCTCTCTGAGCGGCCACCGGGCGGAACCATCCGCTACAGAGCCTCCGACACCGACACAACGTCCAGGTcgctgctacacacacacacggaactCACACTGTCGATGTTCAGGATCCATTTCCCCGGTTCTGACACGGCGCTGACCGGCCCGCTCAGTCCCGTCAGCACCAGCAGTAGCAGCACCGAGGACCAGAGTCCCGGACCGAACCGACCCGGACTCCTGGAACACGCCATTCgaaccgagagagagagaaaacaccaacagcagcaAAGCCACCGCGACAACTCACAACAAGCGGAACTCTTCCTGCTTCCGGCTGACGTCAGCAGGAGTAGAGTGATGCGTTCAGGGCCCGTGGGAAGTTCCACCACAAACTGTTGTAGGAAATATCTGCATTACTCCAACTGAACAATCTGGACTCGTAGCGTCGACCTGTGACACCAGAGAACAATTCATTCgatcatttcatttctgtttgttcattAGTTACAGCTTCAGTTTAATCGCttagctttattttgaaagtattGGCCGGAGGTGACGTACTCTAAATACTTATCTCTAAAAAGTCGTTTGGTTTCCATCAGGTTGATCTATTTCTGATGCAATCtcacttattttgaaaattttgagcAGGAAGTCTTTTCTGTGTTTCCGCTGTGCTGCAGTTCCTGACTGTGACCACCGGGGGGCAGCGTATACAGAGCACATAGAGCATATAGAGCGCATTCTTTCCCTTTACAGCTCAGACCATGTACATGTCATTCTAAAGGTAAACGAGTCTTTATATTTATGATcttctgtatattctgagtgtcTGTATCTTACTGcatcttcctctgtgctgctctaaCGTAATTTCCCTATCGTGAGACTAATAAAGGTTTAACTTATTCACAACACAAGTCATCTCAGAGCTCTGAGTGCATCACAAACATGTCTGCGTTTTCTCTCAcagatacgtgtgtgtgtgtgtctttgtactTGCAAATAACAAACAGAAGCATAACAAATAGTCCTTTTCACACATAAGAaccgcccccccaaaaaagaagaaaagacaaatcaaGCAGGACATTCAACCACTAAAACTGATTTTTCTGTTCAGGAGTGCAGGTAAATCATTATGATCTGACTCTTACTCAGGAAATTATAATGTGCTTTACTATTTTTTCAGCGAAATCACCAACCACTGTCTTTCCCACTGACCTCTGAACGCAACATAAACTGGGTTTATTGTTGTATCCCCGTACCAGCCCAGGAAGCTGGTGGACGGcgtcaggactgtgtgtgtgtgtgtgtgtgtgtgtgtgtgtgtgtgtgtgtgtgtgtgtgtgtgtgtgtgtgtgtgtgtgttgggcggGGCTGGTGATGCATAGAAAAAGAACTTTGTTTTTGCTCAGCCGGTGGGGGCGGGGTTTAGTGGGAGTGGGCTCTGCCTGaatacctctctctctctctctctctctctctctctctctctctctctctctctgtcagtgtgtctttACCCCTCTCGGCCTCAGAGCAGCACAGTCTCAGTAAGTGACACCAAACCTTCTCTTATACTCTTACTcgtgttttttatgtgtttaaagtCTAAATGCAGGTCTGAGCTGAGTTtagtgaacgtgtgtgtgtgtgtgtgtgtgtgtgtgtgtgtgtgtgtgctgaaaccTGACGCTGTGTGTTATATGAGGATCAGCTCCGGGTTGTGGAAAAGTACTAACACGAACTTCACggtgtgtaaatgtttaaatgttcagAGTTTTACTGAATGTGTTTCAGAGTCACACGTTCAGTCCGGTTAGTGATGCGTTCACGTGCAAAGTTATATCAGTTATCAATAATTTCCCACTTATTCTTCTGTGAATCAGCTGATTGTTTCAGCTGGAGTGAAACAGCTGAACTTTACTGAAGTAAATACaacatttataattttttattagACATCAGGAAACAGTGTTagctttttttgtctgttcacTGATGAACCGTTTCACTGATGAACCGTTTAACCGACAGAACCTTTGACAGGTGATATTAATGATCATTACACGTCGGAGCTGTTTAAGGACTCAGGTGTGTTAGAGCTGATTAAACCCTGTGACTTTTACACCTGCAGGTGTTTCTCTGGGTTAAACAGACGGATGTCTGTAATTCTTATTTATCCTCAgcgttttctctgtttttctgtgtcagacagacaaaatgtttCTGGCGAAGAATCTGATCGGCGGCATCATAAATATTGTGAGGTGAGCTGAACGACCCACGTCCTGGACTCACAGCGTCTCTGTACGTACTGACCTGCTCAGAGCTTCTGTCTGATTGGtctcctgtgtttttgtccCTCCCACAGCAACATCGACCCCGCTCAGTTCATTCCCTCAGACCCTGTAAGTCCCGACGAGCTCGCTGCTCCACCCCACACTCATCAATGCTTTTCTCAAACAGCTGGATTTAATATCATGTCCTACACACCATCAACTTTATTATGAATCACTTCTTATTAAACATTTCCCTTTGGCCTAATAACCAAGTCAACTGCCTTTAATTCATGCATGTCATCACCAGGTGACGCACGATGTCAGAAACCTCTTCAccttttcattattaatttatcTGCATTCAAACTTCACTTTCTTAAACTTTGACTAATATTCAAGCAGAAAGTTTAAGATatgaaagttaaattaaaagATGGTCTTAATGTGCAGAGATCACAGTGttggtgcagacattcagcGTCTGACCAGCTGAGGA of the Toxotes jaculatrix isolate fToxJac2 chromosome 9, fToxJac2.pri, whole genome shotgun sequence genome contains:
- the zgc:162698 gene encoding transmembrane protein 87A isoform X2, translated to MACSRSPGRFGPGLWSSVLLLLVLTGLSGPVSAVSEPGKWILNIDSDILKKQNLFYFTKTLFNSSFIHLKLVAETCNSSAPVHLNVSWYLRNSHCYNEVFNQEVIQTGRYFGSTEVRPGGGSGYYIFHQYPAISCQLNINPNTFGLDASKRKTRLTEPQQQQPITEKTSGRRRRELEPPKPKAAAPEKAGASAETGKAAVSSKEVSGSPHLDVVAESWEDGPYMFILNIREIEERSRAPDPATPPTPWSLQLQISMKGPHDFISASEWPLMVFYMVMCIVYVLLAVLWLVLSACYWRDLLRIQFWIGGVIFLGMLEKAVYYAEFQSIRYDGLSVHGAVVFAEVLSAVKRTLARVLVIIASLGYGIVKPRLGALLHRVVGVGLLYLIFSIVEGILRVNAAEDDVVLLAAIPLAVLDSTLCWWIFVSLAQTMKLLRLRRNVVKLSLYRHFTNTLIFAVIASVIFIIWTTKTFRLSKCLSDWRELWIDDAFWRFLFSIILLVIMFLWRPSANNQRYAFSPLVDEESDEEEKEPMMNEAFEGMKMRGTKNETNGSAKASKVDEDLKWVEENIPSSIADVALPPLLDSDEETMTTKFEMSKME
- the zgc:162698 gene encoding transmembrane protein 87A isoform X1, which codes for MACSRSPGRFGPGLWSSVLLLLVLTGLSGPVSAVSEPGKWILNIDSDILKKQNLFYFTKTLFNSSFIHLKLVAETCNSSAPVHLNVSWYLRNSHCYNEVFNQEVIQTGRYFGSTEVRPGGGSGYYIFHQYPAISCQLNINPNTFGLDASKRKTRLTEPQQQQPITEKTSGRRRRELEPPKPKAAAPEKAGASAETGKAAVSSKEVSGSPHLDVVAESWEDGPYMFILNIREIEERSRAPDPATPPTPWSLQLQISMKGPHDFISASEWPLMVFYMVMCIVYVLLAVLWLVLSACYWRDLLRIQFWIGGVIFLGMLEKAVYYAEFQSIRYDGLSVHGAVVFAEVLSAVKRTLARVLVIIASLGYGIVKPRLGALLHRVVGVGLLYLIFSIVEGILRVNADRGNNTSSRFLCDIVLAFIDACIVWWIFVSLAQTMKLLRLRRNVVKLSLYRHFTNTLIFAVIASVIFIIWTTKTFRLSKCLSDWRELWIDDAFWRFLFSIILLVIMFLWRPSANNQRYAFSPLVDEESDEEEKEPMMNEAFEGMKMRGTKNETNGSAKASKVDEDLKWVEENIPSSIADVALPPLLDSDEETMTTKFEMSKME
- the zgc:162698 gene encoding transmembrane protein 87A isoform X3, with translation MACSRSPGRFGPGLWSSVLLLLVLTGLSGPVSAVSEPGKWILNIDSDILKKQNLFYFTKTLFNSSFIHLKLVAETCNSSAPVHLNVSWYLRNSHCYNEVFNQEVIQTGRYFGSTEVRPGGGSGYYIFHQYPAISCQLNINPNTFGLDASKRKTRLTEPQQQQPITEKTSGRRRRELEPPKPKAAAPEKAGASAETGKAAVSSKEVSGSPHLDVVAESWEDGPYMFILNIREIEERSRAPDPATPPTPWSLQLQISMKGPHDFISASEWPLMVFYMVMCIVYVLLAVLWLVLSACYWRDLLRIQFWIGGVIFLGMLEKAVYYAEFQSIRYDGLSVHGAVVFAEVLSAVKRTLARVLVIIASLGYGIVKPRLGALLHRVVGVGLLYLIFSIVEGILRVNADRGNNTSSRFLCDIVLAFIDACIVWWIFVSLAQTMKLLRLRRNVVKLSLYRHFTNTLIFAVIASVIFIIWTTKTFRLSKCLSDWRELWIDDAFWRFLFSIILLVIMFLWRPSANNQRYAFSPLVDEESDEEEKEPMMNEAFEGMKMRGTKNETNGSAKASKVDEDLKWVEENIPSSIADVALPPLLDSDEELL